A DNA window from Mya arenaria isolate MELC-2E11 chromosome 17, ASM2691426v1 contains the following coding sequences:
- the LOC128223713 gene encoding enhancer of split mgamma protein-like, translated as MNASIDRLKLLIADTIRQQMAPMTRVDKADVLELTVFHLTRLQQHQRAARVASEATAASYNAGFRDCARETVTLLGATNATDTSLTTSVSDHLHGVYVEKTKSAEENRLLETKFQASSSQAYPAQDQHMFMSTPRRADDRMDGDVEIPEFSPISRLLEGQCAVSIHHSSSSGSSFRSDESGFSSLSVSSGAQSHDSIASDGEISIGQNTEDKIGHVIKDNVWRPW; from the exons ATGAACGCGAGTATTGACCGGCTTAAACTCCTCATCGCCGACACCATCCGGCAACAG ATGGCGCCGATGACTCGCGTAGACAAGGCGGACGTCCTGGAACTCACCGTCTTCCACCTGACGCGGCTGCAGCAGCATCAACGCGCCGCCAGAGTTGCCTCTGAGGCCACCGCCGCCTCCTACAATGCCGGTTTCCGGGACTGCGCACGGGAGACCGTAACCCTCCTCGGCGCCACCAACGCAACCGATACAAGCCTGACAACCAGCGTGAGCGACCATCTCCACGGCGTGTATGTAGAAAAGACGAAATCGGCCGAGGAGAATCGGCTTTTGGAAACAAAGTTTCAGGCGTCGTCTTCTCAAGCTTATCCAGCCCAGGACCAGCACATGTTCATGTCCACGCCAAGAAGAGCTGATGACCGAATGGACGGCGACGTGGAGATCCCGGAGTTCTCACCGATCTCACGACTTTTAGAAGGCCAGTGTGCCGTCAGTATTCATCACTCCAGTTCTTCCGGTTCAAGCTTCCGAAGTGACGAGTCCGGGTTTTCCAGCCTCAGTGTGTCGTCTGGCGCCCAGTCGCATGACTCTATAGCATCTGATGGCGAGATTTCCATTGGTCAAAACACGGAAGACAAAATAGGTCACGTGATCAAAGACAATGTGTGGCGCCCGTGGTAG
- the LOC128223249 gene encoding enhancer of split m8 protein-like → MADMRDSTREVSSYLRKVRKPQLERKRRERMNASINRLKLLIADTIRQQMAPMTRVDKADVLELTVFHLTRLQQCQRATRVASEATAASFNAGFRDCARETVTLLGTNNATDTNLTTSVSDHLHGVYIEKTKLVEESRLTKTKVQSSSTHVHPAQDQHMFMSTPRRVDDRIDSHKSPMDTPEFSPISRLLEGQCDVSIHFSSVSGSSFNSDESGFSSLNVSSGAQSRDSLAFGGEVSIGENTGDKIGHVIKDNLWRPW, encoded by the exons atggctgatatGCGTGATTCCACGAGAGAGGTCTCCTCGTATCTCAGAAAG GTTCGGAAGCCGCAACTGGAGCGAAAACGCCGTGAGAGAATGAACGCGAGTATTAATCGGCTCAAACTACTCATCGCCGACACCATCCGCCAACAG ATGGCACCTATGACTCGAGTAGACAAGGCGGACGTCCTGGAACTCACCGTCTTCCACCTAACGCGTCTGCAGCAGTGTCAACGCGCCACCAGAGTTGCTTCTGAGGCCACCGCCGCCTCCTTCAATGCCGGTTTTCGGGACTGCGCACGGGAGACCGTAACACTCCTTGGCACCAACAACGCAACCGATACAAACCTGACAACCAGCGTGAGCGACCATCTCCACGGCGTGTATATAGAAAAGACGAAATTGGTCGAGGAGAGTCGGCTTACAAAAACAAAGGTTCAGTCGTCGTCTACTCATGTTCATCCAGCCCAGGACCAGCACATGTTCATGTCCACGCCAAGGAGAGTTGATGACCGAATAGACAGTCACAAATCACCCATGGATACTCCGGAATTTTCACCGATCTCACGACTTTTAGAAGGCCAGTGTGACGTCAGCATTCATTTCTCCAGCGTTTCAGGTTCAAGCTTCAACAGCGACGAGTCCGGATTTTCCAGTCTCAATGTGTCATCTGGCGCCCAGTCACGTGACTCTCTAGCATTTGGAGGCgaagtttctattggtgaaAACACGGGAGATAAAATAGGTCACGTTATTAAAGACAATTTGTGGCGCCCGTGgtaa